The Rhodocytophaga rosea genome has a segment encoding these proteins:
- the ruvA gene encoding Holliday junction branch migration protein RuvA has product MIAYIDGKLTFKDPTYVIIDIGGLGYHIKISLQTYAVLKEGERCRLHTFLHIKEDAHTLYGFAENAEKRLFLDLISVSGIGPNTAVMMLSSLSYAEIQNAIVSEDLRTIQSIKGIGSKTAQRVILELKDKIKKGIFAGEMPNIAVSANNSLRNEALSALITLGIPKNVAEKSIDTIMKTEGTTLSLEQLIKKALKPS; this is encoded by the coding sequence ATGATCGCCTACATCGACGGAAAACTCACTTTTAAAGATCCCACGTACGTAATAATAGATATTGGTGGCTTAGGTTATCATATTAAGATTTCATTGCAAACCTATGCCGTCCTGAAAGAAGGAGAAAGATGCCGGTTGCACACGTTCCTACATATAAAAGAAGATGCCCATACCTTATATGGATTTGCTGAAAACGCTGAAAAACGCTTATTCTTAGATTTGATCAGCGTTTCTGGAATTGGCCCGAACACAGCTGTAATGATGCTTTCTTCGCTGTCGTATGCAGAAATACAAAATGCCATTGTTTCGGAAGATTTGCGGACGATTCAAAGTATAAAAGGCATTGGCAGTAAAACGGCTCAGCGTGTGATTCTTGAGTTAAAAGATAAGATTAAAAAAGGCATATTCGCAGGAGAAATGCCAAATATTGCTGTATCAGCAAACAATAGCTTGCGTAATGAAGCGTTATCAGCACTGATAACATTGGGAATCCCGAAAAATGTGGCCGAGAAGAGCATAGATACCATTATGAAAACGGAAGGTACCACATTAAGTCTGGAGCAACTCATTAAGAAAGCACTAAAACCCAGCTAA